The genomic segment atagaGTTATGAGTAAGATGAGGAAAACAtagacgtgcatggatctatttgtttctAATGGGATGCATCAAAAAAGGAGCAGGGAGCATGTGGCTTGCTTCTACCACACAgctacaaccttttttttattgcatttttttgtttgcttctgattcacaataatttttaATAGACATACTCTGAAATGTccttttaaccttaattttctttatatatttcctcaATCAGCGATCTGTTCCCGAGGGCTCATACAAGTTTCTTCGAGTCAAGTTTAAGAccacatattttataaataaggACCAATTTGCCGGCGTATTTGGATtatatttagattaaaactgtaacttcttatCTTGTTGTTTATGTCTGTGCTGTGATGTTTTAGCTCTCTCTTTTCCTTCTGAACCGGCAGTGAACATTCAGCGTATTGGTccataaaaactgtttctgctgctgtttatttacattatttgatcaaaaataattgTGGTTGAAAATTTTGACTTGAAACGGAAAATTTTTAAGGCTCaacaaaattcaagactttttcaGGTATTAATTCCAAACGTTTTAAGACCCCGCGAGAACCTtgatcaacagaaaaatgccacaagaacatgttcaattTTGTtcagagtgggtgtttaaaaaCCAACTCATAATCAAATATAGtggttgttcattttttataaactaatgGTTCATCCAGCAGGATGCATTACCTCTTCCTCTGGCTCAGTACGTCATCTCTACGGATGAAGAAGTTACAGCCCAGATCCCAAGTCTCACACAGTTTTGTGTCATGGAGAGTAACCgcctgttaaaaaataaataataataaactaaaaccACTCATATTGACAATGACATTTGGATATTTAATTGTTAGTAAACCAACATACCTTCACACCTGCCAGGGCTATATTCTTTGCTGTAAAAGTGAAAGTCAGCTTGCTTTAATTGAATTATATTTGGCAAAACAGGTGATTAAagtagcatgtttttttttttaatctattaaaaACTGTGTCCTCCTGCTCACCTATCTCCACGCCCAGTGCTCCCATTCCACTAAGAAAGACAGAGGACTGGGCCATCTGGTGCATAGCACTGTCTCCAAGCACATATCGCTGGCGGCTAGCAAGAAGCAAAGGAAGATGTTACCCTCACGCACTGAGGAAGACCGCTGCACTTGGAGGAAATGGTTTCAGGTAAtcggaaaagaaaaaacaccaaaaactacaCTTGCCTGTAAAGTGAGTCGTCAATCTCCATCAAGTCTGCAGCCATGCTGGGAGGAAAAGGGCTGATTCAGCCGGTTTAAAGATAGCGACTCAACCTTAAGAAGAAGGCACGCGCGCACGTTACAAACAGAAAAGTGAGTATTAAAAGATATCAGAGACTTTAGTGTAGATAGATGCTGGTGTGGACCAACGCCCTATTAAAAGTAGAGCTAGCCGGTTAGCTGACTGCTGGTGCGGGCAAGTTGGCAGCAGTGTTGAAAACTAGCAGCGGTTTTTAACAGATAACGGCGACAATTCGTTACATACGACTTGCAGTCATCGACTAGTAGGACCGCTACAAACTCCTTATGCTGGTCGCCCATGTTCGTGTATTAATCTTGAGAGGAAGGAACGATGTTAGCAACGAAAACTAGCTAGCCACGGAAACCACTTCAGCACAGTACCGGTGGCGCGGACAGCTAACATAAACTCATTTAAAAGTGGTGACACACGTTTGTTCACATTAAACTTCTAGGATTGTTCAGCCTTTTAGATAGATTTTGTCTTCATCGAGCACAATGtgagttttattatttatgtacttagaaaaaaagaaaaacaaaaccacttaCGTTAATAGCTGACAGTATGCGCGATGGTCCTCGGCGAATGAATGGTTGTGAGTGGTTGAAAATTTGAAGTGGTTCCGGGTTACGGCTATCACGTGACCACAGACATCCAATCGTATTTTGGTTATTAGAATTTGTGGCACAGTACCTAAAATTcacataaaattattattaaaataattattattataagtaGTTGTAGTAGGACTAgtagtttaataaaaacaaaatcttcttccgttttttttagcagtgtggcatcagctttaaaaaaaacactttcattaatatgtattaaatAGTGGGTTatcaattaatcatttttttattcctacgatccaaccagactGATCTGTCTAAGGCAAAATCCAATTGAATCGAcctataccattaaaaaaaaataggaacatttttatatttatctttaaaaactacCATTTGGATTGTGACACAGTAGGTTTATTTTGCTTCATGTATAAAATGACCAAGTGCTATAACAGACAACACACATGGGATAGcagtaaaaatgatcaatccatcatgacaatccaatgtgtggaaacactttgcaTTTTGCAAAGAAGTAACTATACAGTGTGGTAATATTGTtacatttgtgttattttgatttgggaaaaaaactacagttggctgaactttatgaacctaaaatatgaatgaatttgTCATGAATtcttgtttacatgtttgtttgcACTACTATTTAACTTAAGTAACTTTTACTTCTCACTTactatttaatttacactttattattacacaattatcttgcaagaaagaCTTCACCTGCACTATtcagatatttatctctgagtcaggggttgaatttttggctaaagacgtCTTGAGTTGATGGATTTAGGTCAGTTAGgtcatttaaaatgaaccaatatcaactatgaatcaGATTGgaaaccacaaattatgatatgaattgaattgttgCTCAAATCAATCAGTACACCCCTAGTACAAATCTATTCTGTTTCATTGCATTGTTTTTCCAGCTATTTCCACCATCTGCAGTAAATTATATAAGCAACCCGAGAGCTATTTTGATGTCATTTATAGTTATGTTCTTTGTGGGGTATGTCCCATTtcgtcatttttatttcatgtttttgcacTGCTCTGAATTCAAATACATTTCCTTTGGGGTATGATCATTTGTGCTTTGAACTAATTTGACTNNNNNNNNNNNNNNNNNTggagaaacagaacagaacatgTTTGGGTGCTGTTCTGTGTACAGAAGCAAAGGTCAACAGTTCGGTGAAACATTTACATCTGTTTGACTCCAGCTGCTCTACTAGTCAATGATGAgaggagaaaaacacaagatttttcCACTGGCACTTAACTAAGATTTTGAGTTAATCTTTTTTGCAATCAATTCAGTCTTAAGTCTAAAATGTCTTTATCTTGTGTTCTCCTGTATAAGAACTGTCCTCAAACTGTATTTACCAGGAAGCTGTGTTTCACCTCAGCCTTAGAGGCACCCTCCCTTTAATCATATTGGTCAAACCCACACAGGAGCCTCCCCTCTCccctgagctgcagccagaactgaccaaaaaaagtctaaaacgGATTGAGCTGCATTCATCTTCCGAAGTCTTACTCTTCTTTGGCAATGTGGGGCAGTCGCATGGCACTACGGAGGCTCCAGAAAATCGCTGTTGCTCCCCTGAGCGTCAAAGAAGGTATAACTAGTAAAATCCAGAGAGAGATGTCAACCCTCCAGCGGGTGTACGTCACCCGACAGATCCCACCTGAGGGACTGAGGATCCTCAAAGAATCGGGACAGTAAGTTAGAAAAATACgtctttttgaaatgtttttcatgctcacttattttaaagcaattccAACAATTAGTTTTCAAGTTTTGTTAAAATctcctatattttttttttagaaaaaaaaacatttaatgtttgcatttaaaataGTAAGAGTGTAAATCCCAAAacttccattaaaatatatctgaaatttgcaaatatttaaaatagaaacatcacaaaacaaTGATGCCtctgtatttttgagtttgttcATTTCCCCTACAATGAACTTCTGACCTCTGTGGTTCATGACGAAATATTGGTTTGCTTCAGATCTGTGGTTGCATGTTTTCCCCAGGGTGCAGTTTGAGCTGTGGGACTCGGATGACGTCCCCGTGTCAAGGGCAGAGCTGCTGAAAAAGGTCAAAGGGGTTGATGGTCTGCTCTGCGTGCTGACGGAGAAGATTGATGCTGAGCTGTTGGATGCTGCaggtctgtttttattttagtttatttagtttttattgtttatttattttgtttaatttttatatttgctgatgatctgttttcattttattttatttcattgtattGTATTTCCTTTtgaattcattatttatgtttttttcattttatgttttattttctttatcattttgatATTTGCTACaggtctgtttttattttaNNNNNNNNNNNNtcttttattttctgcaggtctatttttagttaatttcattttatatatttttaattgtttacattattttttatttttatatttgctgcaggtttatatttacttttttattcattgttcattttatttattcatttttttgtttgtctttattattatttttttattcatcattttgaTATTTGCTGCTGGTCtgttacttatttatttttctttcatttttcatttattttatattttctccaGGTCtgttttaatttcctttaattttccacttatttttatttttagatttaccgcatgtctgttttaatttgtatttcatttttcttttattgtttatttcttttctttcttaaaaaaaaaaatattaagacttcttggtgcaaaaaaatgaaagtttgctAATCTCTCCCTGCAGGTCCGAACCTAAAGGTTCTCAGTACCATGTCTGTGGGTTTTGATCATCTGTCTTTAGATGAGCTGAAGAAAAGGTGACATTTCTCTTTGCTTCTAATCATCATAAGACATTAAATGCACAAATCTGACAACacagatgtaaaatattccACATCTCCTGCAGAGGAATCCGTGTAGGATACACCCCTGAAGTTCTAACTGATGCTGTTGCTGAGCTGACCGTCGCTCTGCTGCTGGCGACCTCCAGGAGACTTATCGAGGCCACGCATGAAGCCAAGACGTAATGGTTTATCAATGATTTCACTcttacacacgcacaaaaaaaatcagaatttaaatggatttaaatgcatttacaCTCTTCGTGTGTGTCAGTGGTGGCTGGGGAACATGGAGAACTCTTTGGCTGTGTGGACATGAACTGGCCAACAGCACTGTGGGTATCCTGGGTTTGGGAAGGATTGGTAAGTGTGAGACCCATTAGATTGTGGAGGAGTGGTTATTTCTGGatatgtcatgttttttttctttttttgtgcatgCATTTGCCTCTATAGGTGTAGCTATCGCAGAACGCCTGGCACCctttaaagtgaaaaagtttATCTACACAGACGTGGCTCCCAGGCCGGAATTGGCCAGAGCCATCAACGCGGAGTACGGTAAGAGGGGATTTTTGATTCACCGTTGGTAATGGtttcatttatgaaaataacAGCTTTGCACAGAGGAAAACAA from the Oryzias melastigma strain HK-1 linkage group LG1, ASM292280v2, whole genome shotgun sequence genome contains:
- the grhprb gene encoding glyoxylate reductase/hydroxypyruvate reductase b is translated as MWGSRMALRRLQKIAVAPLSVKEGITSKIQREMSTLQRVYVTRQIPPEGLRILKESGQVQFELWDSDDVPVSRAELLKKVKGVDGLLCVLTEKIDAELLDAAGPNLKVLSTMSVGFDHLSLDELKKRGIRVGYTPEVLTDAVAELTVALLLATSRRLIEATHEAKTGGWGTWRTLWLCGHELANSTVGILGLGRIGVAIAERLAPFKVKKFIYTDVAPRPELARAINAEYVSFDELAKQSDFLAVCCALTPETKEICNKELFSKMKNTSIFINTSRGGVVNQEDLYEALSTGQIAGAGLDVTVPEPLPTNHPLFTLKNCVILPHIASASYTTRNAMSALAANNLLLGLRGEPMIKELKL